In Brassica rapa cultivar Chiifu-401-42 chromosome A06, CAAS_Brap_v3.01, whole genome shotgun sequence, a single window of DNA contains:
- the LOC117125857 gene encoding scarecrow-like protein 3: MVVAMLQEDNGTSSVASSPLQVFSTMSLTRPALLSSPSSPFKDLKPEERGLYLIHLLLTCANHVASGSLQNANAALEQLSLLSSPDGDTMQRVAAYFTEALANRILKSWPGLYKALNATQRKTSNVSEEVHVRRLFFDMFPILKVSYLLTNRAILEAMEGEKMVHVIDLDACEPAQWLALIQDFNSRPEGPPHLRITCVHRHKEVLDQMAHRLTEEAEKLDIPFQFNPVVSSLESLNVDQLRVKTGEALAVSSVLQLHNFLASDDDILRKNGCSLRGDSASSLPLPSSGRIDRFLNAMWSLSPKIMVVTEQDSDHNGSTLMERLLESLYTYAALFDCLEAKVPRTWQDRIKVEKMFFGEEIKNIIACEGSERKERHEKLEKWSQRIDLAGFGNVPLSYFAMLQARRLLQGYGFDGYMIKEESGCAVICWQDRPLYSVSAWRCRK, encoded by the coding sequence ATGGTTGTGGCTATGCTTCAAGAAGACAATGGAACATCCTCTGTAGCTTCATCACCACTCCAAGTCTTCTCAACCATGTCACTCACAAGACCAGctctcctctcttctccctcaTCACCCTTCAAAGACCTCAAACCAGAGGAGCGCGGTCTCTACTTGATCCACCTCCTGCTAACCTGCGCCAACCACGTGGCCTCAGGCAGCCTCCAAAACGCAAACGCAGCGCTCGAGcagctctctctcctctcttcccCTGACGGCGACACGATGCAGCGAGTCGCAGCTTACTTCACCGAAGCGCTAGCTAACAGAATCCTCAAGTCTTGGCCTGGTCTCTACAAGGCGCTCAACGCAACTCAGAGAAAGACCAGCAACGTCTCCGAGGAGGTTCATGTCAGGAGATTGTTCTTTGATATGTTCCCTATACTCAAAGTGTCTTACCTGCTCACTAACCGAGCTATACTCGAGGCTATGGAAGGAGAGAAGATGGTTCATGTGATTGATCTCGATGCTTGTGAGCCTGCTCAGTGGCTTGCTTTGATTCAAGATTTTAACTCTAGGCCTGAAGGTCCACCGCATTTGAGGATCACTTGTGTTCATCGCCACAAGGAAGTGCTTGATCAAATGGCTCATAGACTCACTGAGGAAGCGGAGAAGCTCGACATCCCGTTTCAGTTTAATCCCGTTGTGAGTAGTTTAGAGTCTTTAAACGTAGACCAGCTGCGTGTTAAGACAGGAGAGGCCTTAGCCGTCAGCTCGGTTCTTCAGTTGCATAACTTCTTGGCCTCTGATGATGATATCTTGAGAAAGAATGGATGCAGCCTAAGAGGCGACTCAGCTTCATCTTTGCCTCTACCTAGCTCAGGAAGGATTGATAGATTCCTCAATGCAATGTGGAGTTTGTCTCCAAAGATCATGGTGGTCACTGAGCAAGACTCAGACCACAACGGGTCTACACTGATGGAGAGGCTATTAGAATCACTCTACACCTACGCAGCGTTGTTTGATTGCTTGGAAGCAAAAGTTCCAAGGACTTGGCAAGATAGGATCAAAGTGGAGAAGATGTTTTTCGGGGAAGAGATCAAGAACATCATAGCGTGCGAGGGATCTGAGAGAAAGGAAAGACATGAGAAGCTTGAGAAATGGAGCCAGAGGATTGATTTGGCTGGTTTTGGGAATGTTCCTCTTAGCTATTTTGCGATGTTGCAAGCTAGGAGGTTGCTTCAAGGGTATGGTTTTGATGGGTATATGATCAAAGAAGAGAGTGGGTGTGCTGTGATTTGCTGGCAAGATAGACCTCTATATTCTGTATCAGCTTGGAGATGCAGGAAGTGA
- the LOC117125856 gene encoding helicase-like transcription factor CHR28, which produces MDSAIEISSDSDVEIQETRTNLPQGSTLRPHFVRGASLNANGLTRMGLPLPSSRNGFEAKPVTNGYIGSSQQDVKRVLPPSLTRPPMPLRPDIVGASNGNGSQFRGVYTVTPAVSAPGNFGGGYGGFHDGMGMGRVINGDRLFPPSGAHGAGASTSHFNGGSDPLHRNGMGEDRSSENDERLIYQAALQNLNQPKSEVDLPDGLLSVPLMKHQKIALAWMFQKETRSAPCLGGILADDQGLGKTISTIALILKQMHEAKSKSENSSNQVAEALDLDADDESENPFVKQESKAISVNGVNGSFGMKKGKDEEASTSTRKFNGKRPAAGTLIVCPASVVRQWARELDEKVTEEAKLSVLIYHGGNRTKDPTELAKYDVVMTTYAIVSNEVPKKALKDDDENDEKYADNHGLASGFSMSKKRKEVLGAPKKSKKRGKKNADESDPDCGALAKVGWLRVVLDEAQTIKNHRTQVARACCGLRAKRRWCLSGTPIQNTIDDLYSYFRFLRYDPYAVYKSFYSTIKVPISRNSQIGYKKLQAILKAIMLRRTKGTLLDGQPIINLPPKTINLSKVDFSVEERSFYTKLESDSRSQFKAYADAGTLNQNYANILLMLLRLRQACDHPQLVKGFSSDSVGKESEKAAKKLSREVCVSLLNRLESSPICRACNDPPEAPVITLCGHIFCYQCVSEYITGDENSCPVCREQLAHDVVFSKSTLRTCAADDIGCSSSSHAKGLNKAAFQNGEFSSSKIKTVLDILQSLSNQGRGPNSTQNGGMPSSSLPYDVDDDDDVTIIEQTSVPSTPPCNQAPVKTIIFSQWTSMLDVLEFSLNEKTIEFRRLDGTMSLAARDRAVKEFSNDPDVKVMIMSLKAGNLGLNMVAASHVILLDLWWNPTTEDQAIDRAHRIGQTRPVTVTRITITNTVEDRILALQEEKRAMVASAFGEDHGGGSATRLTVDDLKYLFMV; this is translated from the exons ATGGATTCGGCGATTGAAATCAGTTCAGACAGTGATGTTGAGATACAAGAAACTAGAACCAATCTTCCTCaag GCTCTACGCTTAGACCTCACTTTGTTAGGGGGGCGTCTTTAAATGCAAATGGTCTCACTAGAATGGGACTTCCACTACCCTCTTCACGCAATGGCTTTGAAGCCAAGCCAGTGACTAATGGGTACATTGGATCTTCTCAACAGGATGTTAAAAGGGTTCTTCCACCTTCTCTTACTCGACCTCCTATGCCGTTGAGGCCTGATATTGTTGGTGCGAGTAATGGCAACGGGAGTCAGTTTCGTGGGGTTTATACTGTTACTCCAGCTGTGTCAGCTCCAGGAAACTTTGGTGGTGGTTATGGTGGGTTCCATGATGGGATGGGCATGGGGCGTGTCATTAATGGGGATAGGTTGTTTCCTCCGTCTGGGGCGCATGGAGCAGGTGCTTCTACCTCGCATTTCAATGGTGGAAGTGATCCGTTGCATAGGAATGGCATGGGTGAGGATAGGAGTTCGGAGAATGACGAGAGGCTCATCTATCAGGCTGCACTTCAG AATCTGAATCAACCCAAGTCCGAGGTCGATTTACCTGACGGTCTTCTTTCAGTTCCTCTTATGAAGCATCAG AAAATTGCATTGGCATGGATGTTTCAGAAGGAAACTAGAAGTGCCCCCTGTCTAGGAGGGATACTAGCTGATGACCAG GGCCTTGGTAAAACAATCTCAACAATTGCTCTTATCCTAAAACAAATGCACGAGGCAAAATCAAAGTCTGAGAATTCAAGCAATCAAGTGGCTGAAGCATTGGATCTGGATGCTGATGATGAATCAGAGAATCCATTTGTGAAACAAGAGTCGAAGGCTATAAGTGTTAATGGCGTGAATGGCAGCTTTGGCATGAAGAAAGGCAAGGATGAAGAAGCGAGTACTTCAACAAGGAAATTTAATGGGAAAAGACCAGCAGCTGGCACTTTAATTGTTTGTCCAGCCAGTGTTGTGCGGCAGTGGGCAAGAGAACTCGATGAGAaggttactgaagaagctaagctttcTGTTCTAATCTACCACGGTGGTAACAGGACCAAAGATCCTACTGAGCTAGCAAAGTATGATGTGGTGATGACAACTTACGCTATCGTCTCAAATGAAGTTCCAAAGAAAGCCCTGAAGGATGACGAtgagaatgatgaaaaatatgcCGATAATCATGGTCTCGCCTCTGGCTTCTCCATGAGTAAGAAACGCAAAGAAGTGTTGGGTGCTCCTAAGAAGAGCAAGAAACGAGGCAAGAAAAACGCTGACGAGTCTGACCCTGACTGTGGTGCTCTAGCAAAGGTTGGGTGGTTAAGAGTTGTACTAGACGAAGCTCAGACGATTAAGAACCATAGAACCCAGGTGGCAAGAGCTTGTTGTGGTCTTCGAGCCAAAAGGAGATGGTGTTTGTCTGGAACACCGATTCAAAACACGATAGATGATTTGTATAGCTATTTCAGGTTTCTGAGGTATGATCCATATGCCGTGTACAAGTCATTCTACAGCACAATTAAGGTTCCAATTTCCAGAAATTCCCAAATTGGTTACAAGAAGCTTCAAGCTATTTTGAAGGCTATCATGCTGCGCCGTACCAAAG GAACGTTGCTTGATGGTCAGCCTATAATTAATCTACCACCGAAGACAATTAATTTGAGCAAGGTAGACTTTTCGGTAGAGGAGCGGTCTTTCTACACGAAGCTTGAATCCGATTCACGTTCTCAGTTCAAG GCATATGCTGATGCAGGAACTTTGAATCAAAACTATGCGAACATTCTTCTCATGCTTTTACGGTTACGTCAAGCCTGTGACCATCCCCAACTTGTTAAAGGATTCAGCTCAGATTCTGTAGGAAAAGAATCAGAAAAAGCTGCTAAAAAACTTTCTCGGGAGGTTTGTGTTAGCTTGCTGAATCGCTTAGAATCATCTCCCATCTGCCGTGCCTGCAAC GATCCACCAGAAGCTCCTGTTATTACTTTGTGTGGCCATATATTCTGCTATCAGTGTGTATCAGAATACATCACAGGGGATGAGAACTCGTGCCCTGTATGCAGAGAACAGCTTGCGCATGATGTTGTTTTCTCCAAGTCTACTCTTCGAACCTGTGCCGCTGATGATATTGGTTGTAGTTCTTCCTCACATGCTAAAGGTCTTAACAAAGCAGCTTTTCAGAATGGCGAGTTCAGCTCGTCAAAAATCAAAACTGTCTTAGATATTCTGCAGTCGCTTTCTAACCAAGGAAGAGGTCCAAACTCAACTCAGAACGGTGGAATGCCTTCTTCCTCGCTGCCATATGACGtcgatgatgacgatgatgtgACCATTATAGAGCAAACGAGTGTGCCTTCAACTCCTCCTTGCAACCAAGCGCCAGTGAAAACGATCATCTTTTCTCAGTGGACTAGTATGCTTGACGTGCTCGAGTTCTCTCTAAATGAAAAGACTATAGAGTTCAGAAGATTAGATGGTACAATGAGTCTAGCTGCTAGAGACAGAGCTGTCAAAGAATTCAGCAACGATCCAGAT GTAAAAGTGATGATAATGTCTCTAAAAGCTGGAAACCTTGGGCTGAATATGGTTGCTGCAAGTCATGTCATTCTTCTTGATCTTTGGTGGAATCCAACTACTGAGGATCAAGCTATTGATCGAGCACATCGTATTGGACAAACTCGACCAGTTACTGTTACTCGTATTACGATAACAAATACGGTTGAGGATAGAATTTTGGCTCTCCAG GAAGAGAAAAGAGCAATGGTTGCATCTGCCTTTGGTGAAGACCATGGTGGAGGCTCTGCAACTCGACTAACAGTAGATGATCTCAAATATCTTTTCATGGTGTAG